The Oryza glaberrima chromosome 9, OglaRS2, whole genome shotgun sequence genome includes a window with the following:
- the LOC127783567 gene encoding endoglucanase 22, whose protein sequence is MSRGRARLQPPPPRTTTTTLAAVLVLVLLAVVALPLRCDAASAGGEEEEEQQPLDYREALEKSLLYFEAQRSGRLPYSQRVTWRGHSGLTDGLQQGVDLVGGYYDAGDHVKFGLPMAFTVTMLSWGAIDFAADIAAAGEWRHALEAIKWGTDYFVKAHTHPFVYWAEVGDGDTDHYCWQRPEDMTTSRQAYRVDRDNPGSDLAGETAAALAAASIVFRRSDPHYSHLLLHHAQQLFEFGDTYRGSYDSSIEEVRSYYASVSGYHDELLWAALWLHRATGKEEYLRYAVDNADSFGGVGWAITEFSWDVKYAGLQVLAAKLLLDGDPQAAAHRGVLEKYREKAEHYLCACLGRNTNGADNVDRSPGGMLYVRQWNNLQYASSAAFLLTAYSHYLSSSSSASSLRCPGGAAAAAEMVSLARSQADYILGRNPLRLSYMVGYGRRYPARVHHRGASIVSHKEDGRFIGCVQGFDDWFGRGRANPNVLSGAIVGGPGRRDEFRDDRANYMQTEACTYNTAPMVAVFARLHRLTTAITTAAAAEDPDGGSPEERR, encoded by the exons atgagCCGTGGCCGCGCCCGGCttcagccaccaccacctcgtaCCACAaccaccaccctcgccgccgtgctggtCCTTGTCCTCCTGGCCGTCGTAGCGCTGCCACTCCGGTGCgatgcggcgtcggcgggaggagaggaggaggaggagcagcagccgcTAGACTACAGGGAGGCGCTGGAGAAGAGCCTGCTCTACTTCGAGGCGCAGCGGTCGGGGCGGCTGCCGTACAGCCAGCGGGTGACGTGGCGCGGCCACTCGGGCCTCACCGACGGCCTCCAGCAAGGCGTGGACCTCGTCGGCGGGTactacgacgccggcgaccacgTCAAGTTTGGCCTCCCCATGGCCTTCACCGTCACCATGCTCTCCTggggcgccatcgacttcgccgccgacatcgccgccgccggcgagtggCGCCACGCCCTCGAGGCCATCAAGTGGGGCACCGACTACTTCGTCAAGGCCCACACCCACCCCTTCGTCTACTGGGCCGAG gtgggcgacggcgacacggACCACTACTGCTGGCAGCGGCCGGAGGACATGACGACGTCGAGGCAGGCCTACCGCGTGGACAGGGACAACCCGGGGtcggacctcgccggcgagacggcggcggcgctcgcggcggcgtCCATCGTGTTCCGCCGCTCCGACCCGCACTactcccacctcctcctccaccacgccCAGCAGCTGTTCGAGTTCGGGGACACCTACAGGGGCAGCTACGACAGCAGCATCGAGGAGGTCCGGAGCTACTACGCGTCGGTCAGCGGCTACCACGACGAGCTCCTGTGGGCGGCGCTCTGGCTCCACCGCGCCACGGGCAAGGAGGAGTACCTCCGCTACGCCGTCGACAACGCCGACTCCttcggcggcgtcggctggGCCATCACCGAGTTCAGCTGGGACGTCAAGTACGCCGGCCTCCAGGTCCTCGCCGCCAAG CTGCTGCTGGACGGCGAcccgcaggcggcggcgcaccgcgGCGTGCTGGAGAAGTACAGGGAGAAGGCGGAGCACTACCTGTGCGCGTGCCTCGGCCGCAACACCAACGGCGCCGACAACGTCGACCGGAGCCCCGGCGGGATGCTCTACGTCCGCCAATGGAACAACCTCCAGTACGCCTCCagcgccgccttcctcctcaccgCCTACTCCCactacctctcctcctcctcctccgcctcctccctccgctgccccggcggcgcggcggcggcggcggagatggtgtCGCTGGCGAGGTCGCAGGCGGACTACATCCTGGGGCGGAACCCGCTGCGGCTGAGCTACATGGTGGGGTACGGCCGCCGGTACCCCGCCCGGGTGCACCACCGCGGCGCCTCCATCGTGTCCCACAAGGAGGACGGCCGCTTCATCGGGTGCGTGCAGGGGTTCGACGACTGGttcggccgcggccgcgccaaCCCCAACGTCCTCTCCGGCGCCATCGTCGGCGggcccggccgccgcgacgagtTCCGCGACGACCGCGCCAACTACATGCAGACCGAGGCCTGCACCTACAACACCGCCCCCATGGTCGCCGTCTTCGCCAGGCTACACCGCCTCACCACCGCCATCaccacggcggccgcggcggaggatcccgacggcggctcgccggaggaGCGTAGATAG